A stretch of Octopus sinensis unplaced genomic scaffold, ASM634580v1 Contig18641_ERROPOS877441+, whole genome shotgun sequence DNA encodes these proteins:
- the LOC115231482 gene encoding putative ankyrin repeat protein RBE_0997 isoform X1 — MLFKQPDSCVTMPKHFRSMKTALHQAVLDQRLHQVRLLIKQRVNVNIQDLYGRTPLMVACFLDDETKAFKIVRTLIRAGSCLDIYDDFHRSALSYAALNGLMNVLSFLLQLDSCTDFNEVDNNGNTLLHMAAESGNPELVNFLLDDFEKYHHHKIDVENSEGFTPFLLACKNNNCASAHILLTKGKACIDVRDHREHRTAVEWINVSQKSIFPKLKSPVRNKTSSIVQNMPSLSREYTMYRRHITPICRHVGNNKPTTFAGSYRRMNNVHLKQKERYLEGFVDAREALLVEIAKINKERRPLSSESNSSSVYLDLVNQTCSTERTKTDLLLPQLFQLYSEQLLENNTQQLSALTLTSSHLKQSTTD, encoded by the exons ATG ctaTTCAAACAGCCAGATTCATGTGTGACGATGCCAAAACACTTTCGTTCAATGAAGACAGCTTTACACCAAGCTGTCCTCGATCAACGTTTACATCAAGTACGTCTGCTGATAAAACAACGAGTCAATGTGAACATACAAGATTTGTACGGCCGCACTCCTCTTATGGTGGCCTGCTTTCTGGATGATGAGACGAAAGCGTTTAAAATTGTACGTACCCTCATTCGGGCTGGTTCTTGCTTGGACATTTACGATGATTTCCACCGATCTGCCTTATCCTATGCCGCGTTAAACGGACTGATGAACGTTCTTTCATTTTTACTGCAGTTAGACAGCTGTACGGACTTTAACGAAGTTgataataatggaaacactttgcTGCATATGGCAGCTGAATCAGGTAATCCGGAGTTGGTTAACTTCTTACTGGACGATTttgaaaaatatcatcatcacaaAATTGATGTAGAGAACTCTGAGGGTTTCACCCCGTTCTTGTTGGCTTGTAAAAACAACAATTGTGCGTCAGCTCACATATTGCTGACTAAAGGCAAGGCTTGTATAGATGTGAGGGATCATAGAGAACATAGAACTGCCGTAGAGTGGATTAACGTCAGCCAAAAGTCTATATTTCCCAAACTGAAAAGTCCTGTGCGAAATAAAACAAGCTCAATCGTACAAAACATGCCAAGTCTTTCTCGTGAATATACCATGTACAGAAGACATATTACACCAATATGTCGCCATGTCGGTAATAACAAGCCAACCACTTTTGCAGGTTCGTATCGACGGATGAATAATGTTCACTTGAAGCAGAAAGAAAGATATTTAGAAGGGTTTGTTGATGCACGAGAAGCACTTCTCGTTGAAATTGCTAAAATCAACAAAGAACGTCGACCACTGTCTTCAGAGTCGAATTCCTCGTCTGTATATCTTGATTTAGTAAATCAGACATGTTCGACTGAGCGTACAAAAACTGACTTGCTCTTACCACAACTATTCCAGCTGTATTCTGAACAACTTTTAGAAAACAACACGCAACAGTTATCTGCCTTGACACTTACAAGTTCTCATTTAAAACAATCCACCACGGACTAA
- the LOC115231482 gene encoding inversin-like isoform X2: MPKHFRSMKTALHQAVLDQRLHQVRLLIKQRVNVNIQDLYGRTPLMVACFLDDETKAFKIVRTLIRAGSCLDIYDDFHRSALSYAALNGLMNVLSFLLQLDSCTDFNEVDNNGNTLLHMAAESGNPELVNFLLDDFEKYHHHKIDVENSEGFTPFLLACKNNNCASAHILLTKGKACIDVRDHREHRTAVEWINVSQKSIFPKLKSPVRNKTSSIVQNMPSLSREYTMYRRHITPICRHVGNNKPTTFAGSYRRMNNVHLKQKERYLEGFVDAREALLVEIAKINKERRPLSSESNSSSVYLDLVNQTCSTERTKTDLLLPQLFQLYSEQLLENNTQQLSALTLTSSHLKQSTTD; encoded by the coding sequence ATGCCAAAACACTTTCGTTCAATGAAGACAGCTTTACACCAAGCTGTCCTCGATCAACGTTTACATCAAGTACGTCTGCTGATAAAACAACGAGTCAATGTGAACATACAAGATTTGTACGGCCGCACTCCTCTTATGGTGGCCTGCTTTCTGGATGATGAGACGAAAGCGTTTAAAATTGTACGTACCCTCATTCGGGCTGGTTCTTGCTTGGACATTTACGATGATTTCCACCGATCTGCCTTATCCTATGCCGCGTTAAACGGACTGATGAACGTTCTTTCATTTTTACTGCAGTTAGACAGCTGTACGGACTTTAACGAAGTTgataataatggaaacactttgcTGCATATGGCAGCTGAATCAGGTAATCCGGAGTTGGTTAACTTCTTACTGGACGATTttgaaaaatatcatcatcacaaAATTGATGTAGAGAACTCTGAGGGTTTCACCCCGTTCTTGTTGGCTTGTAAAAACAACAATTGTGCGTCAGCTCACATATTGCTGACTAAAGGCAAGGCTTGTATAGATGTGAGGGATCATAGAGAACATAGAACTGCCGTAGAGTGGATTAACGTCAGCCAAAAGTCTATATTTCCCAAACTGAAAAGTCCTGTGCGAAATAAAACAAGCTCAATCGTACAAAACATGCCAAGTCTTTCTCGTGAATATACCATGTACAGAAGACATATTACACCAATATGTCGCCATGTCGGTAATAACAAGCCAACCACTTTTGCAGGTTCGTATCGACGGATGAATAATGTTCACTTGAAGCAGAAAGAAAGATATTTAGAAGGGTTTGTTGATGCACGAGAAGCACTTCTCGTTGAAATTGCTAAAATCAACAAAGAACGTCGACCACTGTCTTCAGAGTCGAATTCCTCGTCTGTATATCTTGATTTAGTAAATCAGACATGTTCGACTGAGCGTACAAAAACTGACTTGCTCTTACCACAACTATTCCAGCTGTATTCTGAACAACTTTTAGAAAACAACACGCAACAGTTATCTGCCTTGACACTTACAAGTTCTCATTTAAAACAATCCACCACGGACTAA